From the genome of Leguminivora glycinivorella isolate SPB_JAAS2020 chromosome 26, LegGlyc_1.1, whole genome shotgun sequence, one region includes:
- the LOC125240002 gene encoding ATP synthase subunit e, mitochondrial, translated as MSALPYGPPVRVSPLIRFGRWSLLTVGIAYGAFHQSRLSKREAKLREIEAKEKPIRDAKIKAEKALAAAAEIKALEEMVNKK; from the exons ATGTCTGCCCTTCCCTACGGACCTCCCGTGCGAGTATCTCCTCTGATCAGG TTCGGTCGCTGGTCATTGCTCACCGTGGGCATTGCCTACGGAGCATTCCACCAGAGCAGGCTGTCCAAGCGGGAGGCCAAGCTCCGTGAGATCGAGGCCAAGGAGAAGCCCATCAGAGACGCCAAGATTAAGGCAGAGAAGGCCCTAGCGGCTGCTG CCGAAATCAAGGCGCTCGAAGAGATGGTCAATAAGAAGTAA